The Corynebacterium confusum genome has a window encoding:
- a CDS encoding MMPL family transporter: MAKLLYRLGHWSYLNKWKVIVTWLVLLAATAGTAVALMKPMTSEFSIAGTPSIDATYRAMELFPEGGNPANVPTVNLVFHAPEGEKLSDPDNAQAIDQVVDYLRDNLEMGDTMRFGNPLEVSPKLQEQVVDQFTSMGLPEESARQDADNLAMVSENGTIAYTTFDFDAESPYTVDSEDKEIVSDAMDLGRAAGLQVEAGGAGFGDDIRVNSTSEVIGLGVAFLVLIFTFGSLVSAGMPLISAVIGVGLGSLGLMIATHWVELNNMTPVLAVMIGLAVGIDYALFILSRYRAERERMSGPEAAGMAAGTAGSSVVFAGTTVFVALFALVIARIGFLSAMGLAAAGTVAISVLVALTLIPALLGLLGDKAFAGRIPGVAGNPNRKGKRSRRRTMGNRWVRAVQKVPGLTMAGVVLSLGLLSAPVLNMELALPADTTSNPDTTQRKAADLLAEGFGPGVNGPFLVIVDAADVNEDSAALQPLMSAQEGDDEHSKAAFSSFMYATDQLKGVGGVKHAQLVGLSQDQNSAQIMITPETSPTEEATVGVANALRDTNSRIEDATGTEVGMTGLTAVQLDITERLEQAMPLYLGIVVGLAILLLLVVFRSVLVPLVAGLGFLLSVGAAFGVTVLFWQEGLWGLVPAPGPLISFMPIFLIGVTFGLAMDYQVFLVTRMREHYTRSGGTSRPGSPYNGVEEATIVGFTQGARVVTAAAIIMISVFVAFINQPLPFIQIFGFALGAGVLFDAFFVRMALVPATMFLMGRGTWWMPRWLDKILPTIDIEGNELEKEWEAQATKQREYTDQHDARR, translated from the coding sequence GTGGCTAAACTCCTGTACCGGTTGGGGCATTGGTCCTACCTGAACAAGTGGAAGGTCATCGTCACCTGGCTTGTGCTCCTGGCCGCGACCGCGGGTACGGCCGTGGCGCTGATGAAGCCGATGACGAGCGAGTTCTCCATCGCGGGCACGCCGTCCATCGACGCGACCTACCGGGCCATGGAGCTCTTCCCCGAGGGCGGCAACCCGGCGAACGTGCCCACGGTGAACCTGGTCTTCCACGCCCCGGAGGGCGAGAAGCTCAGTGACCCGGACAACGCGCAGGCCATTGACCAGGTGGTGGACTACCTCCGGGACAACCTGGAGATGGGCGACACCATGCGCTTTGGCAACCCGCTGGAGGTCTCGCCCAAGCTGCAGGAGCAGGTCGTCGACCAGTTCACCTCGATGGGGCTGCCGGAGGAATCCGCCCGCCAGGACGCGGACAACCTGGCGATGGTCAGCGAGAACGGGACCATCGCGTATACGACTTTTGACTTCGACGCTGAGAGCCCTTATACGGTGGACTCGGAAGACAAGGAGATTGTAAGCGACGCGATGGATCTGGGCCGCGCGGCGGGCCTGCAGGTCGAGGCCGGCGGCGCCGGCTTCGGCGACGATATCCGGGTCAACTCGACCTCCGAGGTCATCGGCCTGGGCGTGGCCTTCCTGGTGCTGATCTTCACCTTCGGCTCGCTGGTCTCTGCAGGCATGCCGCTCATCTCCGCGGTGATCGGCGTGGGGCTCGGATCGCTGGGCCTGATGATCGCCACCCACTGGGTGGAGCTGAACAACATGACCCCGGTGCTGGCCGTGATGATCGGCCTGGCCGTGGGCATCGACTACGCCCTGTTCATCCTGTCGCGCTACCGCGCCGAGCGCGAGCGCATGTCCGGGCCGGAGGCCGCGGGCATGGCCGCCGGCACGGCCGGCTCCTCGGTGGTCTTCGCCGGCACCACTGTCTTCGTGGCGCTATTCGCGCTGGTGATCGCCCGCATCGGCTTCCTGTCCGCCATGGGCCTGGCCGCCGCCGGCACCGTAGCCATCTCCGTGCTGGTCGCCCTGACCCTGATCCCGGCCCTGCTGGGGCTGCTGGGCGACAAGGCCTTCGCGGGCCGCATCCCGGGCGTGGCCGGCAACCCGAACCGCAAGGGTAAGCGCTCCCGCCGCCGCACTATGGGCAACCGCTGGGTGCGCGCGGTCCAGAAGGTGCCGGGGCTGACCATGGCCGGCGTGGTCCTTTCCCTCGGTCTGCTCTCGGCGCCGGTGCTGAACATGGAGCTGGCGCTGCCGGCGGATACCACCTCGAACCCGGACACCACCCAGCGTAAGGCCGCGGACCTGCTCGCGGAGGGCTTCGGCCCCGGCGTGAACGGGCCGTTCTTGGTCATCGTGGACGCGGCCGACGTCAACGAGGACTCCGCCGCGCTCCAGCCGCTGATGTCCGCGCAGGAGGGCGACGACGAACATTCCAAGGCCGCGTTCTCGTCCTTCATGTACGCCACGGATCAGCTCAAGGGCGTGGGCGGGGTCAAGCACGCCCAGCTGGTGGGGCTCAGCCAAGACCAGAACTCCGCGCAGATCATGATCACCCCGGAGACCTCGCCCACGGAGGAGGCCACCGTGGGCGTGGCCAACGCCCTGCGGGATACCAACTCTCGGATCGAGGACGCGACCGGCACCGAGGTCGGCATGACGGGCCTGACCGCCGTGCAGCTGGACATCACGGAACGCCTCGAGCAGGCCATGCCGCTCTACCTGGGCATCGTGGTGGGCCTGGCCATCCTGCTGCTGCTCGTGGTCTTCCGCTCGGTCTTGGTCCCGCTGGTGGCTGGCCTCGGCTTCCTGCTCTCGGTGGGCGCGGCGTTCGGCGTGACCGTGCTGTTCTGGCAGGAGGGCCTGTGGGGCCTGGTGCCGGCGCCGGGCCCGCTGATTTCCTTTATGCCGATCTTCCTCATCGGCGTGACCTTCGGCCTGGCTATGGACTACCAGGTCTTCCTGGTCACCCGCATGCGCGAGCACTACACGCGCAGCGGCGGCACCTCCCGGCCGGGCTCGCCCTACAACGGGGTCGAAGAGGCCACCATCGTCGGCTTCACCCAGGGCGCGCGCGTGGTCACCGCGGCGGCCATCATCATGATCTCGGTCTTCGTGGCCTTCATCAACCAGCCGCTGCCGTTCATCCAGATCTTCGGCTTCGCCCTGGGCGCGGGCGTGCTTTTCGATGCCTTCTTCGTGCGCATGGCACTCGTGCCCGCCACGATGTTCCTGATGGGCCGCGGCACCTGGTGGATGCCGCGCTGGCTGGACAAGATCCTGCCCACCATCGACATCGAGGGCAACGAGCTGGAAAAGGAATGGGAAGCTCAGGCCACTAAGCAGAGGGAATATACTGACCAGCATGACGCACGCAGGTGA
- a CDS encoding prephenate dehydrogenase, with protein MSSSDVQRPICIIGLGLIGGSLLRDLTECKHSVFGYNHSTSGARTAVKQGYDVTDDLPATLHRAEAEGALIVVAVPMEAVGEVLDAIAEHAPTCGITDVVSVKTAVYDLIKQRQMETRYVGGHPMAGTSNSGWNNSQTGMFKRAAWAITFDHAQECEARGERIGQFWIDLFADVTRMTQMVGAEAVPVTVDNHDAAVARISHLPHILAELLAVVGDNGGILAQSLASGSFKDGTRVAGTRPDLVQQMCETNAPALVDALDESLELLQAARDSLSSAEPSIADLADAGYRARTRIEARSGARKESVSPIKISSRPVLRLHPGGHGWVALLRQSQSLGGRIEIF; from the coding sequence GTGAGTTCTTCAGATGTCCAACGTCCCATTTGCATTATCGGTCTCGGCCTTATCGGCGGCTCCCTGCTGCGCGATTTGACCGAATGTAAACATTCCGTTTTCGGTTACAACCACTCCACGTCCGGCGCCCGCACCGCAGTCAAGCAGGGCTACGACGTCACGGACGATCTGCCAGCTACCCTCCACCGCGCCGAAGCCGAGGGGGCCCTCATCGTCGTGGCCGTGCCCATGGAGGCCGTAGGAGAGGTCCTCGACGCCATCGCTGAACACGCCCCTACCTGCGGCATCACCGACGTCGTCTCCGTCAAGACCGCCGTCTACGACCTGATTAAGCAACGCCAGATGGAGACCCGCTACGTGGGCGGCCACCCGATGGCCGGCACCTCCAACTCGGGCTGGAATAACTCCCAGACCGGCATGTTCAAGCGCGCCGCCTGGGCCATCACCTTCGACCACGCCCAGGAATGCGAGGCCCGCGGCGAGCGGATCGGCCAATTCTGGATCGATCTCTTCGCCGACGTGACCCGCATGACCCAAATGGTCGGCGCGGAAGCCGTACCGGTGACCGTGGACAACCACGACGCGGCTGTGGCCCGGATTTCCCATCTGCCCCACATCCTGGCCGAGCTGCTCGCCGTGGTGGGCGACAACGGCGGCATCCTCGCCCAGTCGCTGGCCTCAGGCTCCTTCAAGGATGGCACCCGCGTGGCAGGCACCCGCCCCGATCTCGTCCAGCAGATGTGTGAGACCAACGCCCCGGCCTTGGTCGACGCCCTGGACGAGTCCCTCGAGCTCCTCCAGGCCGCCCGCGACTCGCTGTCCTCCGCAGAGCCGTCCATCGCCGACCTCGCCGATGCCGGCTACCGCGCCCGCACCCGCATTGAGGCCCGCTCCGGCGCGCGCAAGGAGTCGGTCTCCCCCATCAAGATCTCCTCCCGCCCGGTCCTGCGCCTGCACCCCGGCGGCCACGGCTGGGTCGCGCTGCTGCGCCAGTCCCAGTCCCTGGGCGGACGAATTGAAATTTTTTAG
- a CDS encoding tRNA adenosine deaminase-associated protein encodes MSDANFSGYSFAVTVHQDNGRWVVREFEDDFDDAERTVRAVRGLRTEGAAFGMVCVDDDYFVIIRPVPGGVYMLLSDATMAVDDEYAADFLDMRDLDVPDIDPDDLDDVDGFADGDFDILADLGVGEDQLGFIVDNDEDWPSDMLLRIAGDIGFGDELEEAIDNLDSDTDDELD; translated from the coding sequence ATGAGCGACGCAAATTTTTCCGGATACTCCTTCGCGGTCACGGTTCACCAAGATAACGGCCGCTGGGTGGTGCGCGAATTCGAGGACGACTTTGACGACGCCGAGCGCACCGTGCGGGCCGTGCGGGGCCTGCGCACCGAGGGTGCCGCTTTCGGGATGGTGTGCGTCGACGACGACTATTTCGTCATCATCCGCCCCGTGCCCGGCGGGGTCTACATGCTGCTCTCGGACGCCACGATGGCGGTCGATGATGAGTACGCGGCGGACTTTCTGGACATGCGGGACTTGGACGTGCCGGATATCGACCCGGATGATTTGGACGACGTGGACGGCTTCGCCGACGGTGACTTCGACATCCTGGCGGATCTCGGGGTGGGTGAGGACCAGCTCGGCTTCATCGTGGACAACGACGAGGACTGGCCGTCGGACATGTTGCTGCGCATCGCGGGCGATATCGGCTTCGGCGACGAGCTGGAGGAGGCCATCGACAACCTCGACAGCGACACCGACGACGAGCTCGACTGA
- a CDS encoding DUF1990 family protein, whose amino-acid sequence MKFFSPLPQHLAARRRAQPLTYQPAELYRLPQLRASRVLGVDFDTAAAGLRGWRVQASVFRVRATGPALPGAVVELGFGLGPQVKKFYCRVTDVIDETDRCGFTYGTLPGHLERGAETFTLTRLPGNRARLDIFARSEPATRWLRLARPVIDLARRALTSRRYLRALG is encoded by the coding sequence TTGAAATTTTTTAGCCCGCTCCCCCAACACCTCGCCGCCCGCCGGCGCGCCCAACCACTGACCTACCAGCCCGCGGAGCTTTACCGCCTGCCGCAGCTGCGCGCTAGCCGCGTCCTAGGCGTCGACTTCGACACCGCCGCGGCCGGCCTGCGCGGCTGGCGGGTCCAAGCCAGCGTCTTCCGCGTCCGCGCCACCGGCCCGGCCCTGCCCGGCGCGGTAGTTGAGCTCGGCTTCGGCCTTGGCCCACAGGTGAAGAAGTTCTATTGCCGCGTCACCGACGTCATCGACGAGACCGATCGCTGCGGTTTCACCTACGGAACGCTCCCTGGCCACCTCGAGCGCGGCGCCGAAACCTTCACCCTGACCCGCCTGCCCGGAAACCGCGCCCGCCTGGACATCTTCGCCCGCTCCGAGCCCGCCACCCGGTGGCTGCGGCTTGCCCGCCCCGTCATCGACCTCGCCCGGCGGGCCCTCACCTCGCGGCGGTACCTGCGGGCGCTGGGTTAG
- a CDS encoding queuosine precursor transporter produces MTKQSATATTNPGGESIRFIPVQASLYPWLVTLFVVTFLISNINATKGVELGPLVTDGAFFLFPLAYITGDVLAECYGFKSTRRAIYIGFAMALLAVLSFYIGIWLPEAEFYEGQEAFAATLGLVPQIVLASLCGYLVGQLLNAWVMSVLKRRNGEKKLPVRLIASTVVGEFGDTLLFCAIAAPVIGISTASDFINYVIVGFLWKTLIEVVLLPVTTQVIKWVKKKENYVAGGAGA; encoded by the coding sequence ATGACAAAACAATCGGCAACCGCAACCACCAACCCCGGTGGCGAGAGCATCCGATTCATCCCGGTGCAGGCCAGCCTGTACCCGTGGCTGGTCACGCTGTTCGTCGTCACCTTCCTGATCTCGAATATCAACGCCACGAAGGGCGTCGAGCTTGGCCCCCTAGTCACCGACGGCGCCTTCTTCCTGTTCCCCCTGGCCTATATCACCGGCGACGTGCTGGCCGAGTGCTACGGTTTTAAGTCCACCCGGCGCGCCATCTACATCGGCTTCGCCATGGCCCTGCTGGCCGTGCTGTCCTTCTACATCGGCATCTGGCTGCCGGAAGCCGAGTTCTACGAGGGCCAAGAGGCCTTCGCCGCCACCCTGGGCCTGGTTCCCCAGATCGTTTTGGCCTCCCTCTGCGGCTACCTCGTCGGCCAGCTGCTCAACGCCTGGGTCATGTCCGTGCTCAAGCGCCGCAACGGCGAGAAGAAGCTGCCGGTCCGCCTCATCGCCTCGACCGTCGTGGGCGAGTTCGGCGATACCCTCCTGTTCTGCGCCATCGCGGCGCCCGTCATCGGCATCTCCACCGCCAGCGACTTCATCAACTACGTCATCGTCGGCTTCCTGTGGAAGACCCTCATCGAGGTCGTCCTCCTGCCAGTGACCACCCAGGTCATCAAGTGGGTCAAAAAGAAGGAGAACTACGTTGCCGGCGGGGCGGGCGCCTAG
- the tgt gene encoding tRNA guanosine(34) transglycosylase Tgt — protein MTHAGDLSFKVRTRLEQEGAGKHGRTGVISTPHGDIQTPAFIPVATKATVKTLTPEQIRATGAQAILSNAYHLYLQPGHDIVDAAGGVAAFENWHGPTYTDSGGFQVMSLGVGFKKVLAMDLADLTEQDIRAAKKERMAQVDEDGVDFKSVIDGSKHRFTPEKSMQIQHGLGADIMFAFDELTTLVDTRAYQEESVARTHRWAQRCIDEHTRLTQERTHRPKQSLWGVVQGAQYEDLRRQAARGLVEISDKAWASGSRGFGGFGIGGALEKENLGTIVGWVCDELPEDKPRHLLGISEPDDLFTAVEAGADTFDCVAPTRLARRGGVYTLDGRLNLSNARFKRDFAGVDEEFGGYVSENYSRAYLHHLLKAKEYLAGTLCTIHNLEFMVRLVDNIRAAIDGGYYAAYRDEFLGRYYAGR, from the coding sequence ATGACGCACGCAGGTGACTTGAGCTTTAAGGTCCGTACCCGCCTGGAACAGGAAGGCGCGGGAAAGCACGGCCGCACCGGGGTGATTAGCACCCCGCACGGGGATATCCAGACCCCGGCTTTCATCCCGGTGGCCACCAAGGCCACCGTCAAGACCCTGACCCCGGAGCAGATCCGGGCCACCGGCGCTCAAGCCATTCTGTCGAACGCGTACCACCTCTACCTGCAGCCCGGCCACGACATCGTGGACGCCGCCGGCGGGGTCGCCGCCTTCGAGAACTGGCACGGCCCGACGTACACCGACTCCGGCGGGTTCCAGGTGATGAGCCTCGGCGTGGGCTTCAAGAAGGTGCTGGCCATGGACCTGGCCGACCTGACGGAGCAGGACATTCGCGCGGCCAAGAAGGAGCGCATGGCGCAGGTGGATGAAGACGGGGTGGACTTCAAGTCCGTCATCGACGGCTCCAAGCACCGGTTTACCCCGGAAAAATCCATGCAGATCCAGCACGGGCTGGGCGCGGACATCATGTTCGCCTTCGACGAGTTGACCACGCTCGTCGACACCCGCGCCTACCAGGAAGAGTCGGTGGCGCGCACGCACCGGTGGGCGCAGCGCTGCATCGATGAGCACACGCGGCTGACCCAGGAGCGCACCCACCGGCCCAAGCAGTCCCTGTGGGGCGTGGTGCAGGGCGCCCAGTACGAGGACCTGCGGCGCCAGGCTGCCCGCGGCCTGGTGGAGATCTCCGATAAGGCCTGGGCGTCCGGCAGCCGCGGCTTTGGCGGCTTCGGCATCGGCGGCGCGCTGGAGAAGGAAAACCTGGGCACCATCGTCGGCTGGGTCTGCGACGAGCTGCCGGAGGACAAGCCGCGCCACCTGCTGGGCATTTCCGAGCCGGACGACCTGTTTACCGCGGTGGAGGCCGGCGCGGATACCTTCGACTGCGTCGCGCCGACGCGCCTGGCCCGCCGCGGCGGTGTCTACACCCTGGACGGGCGGCTGAACCTATCGAACGCCCGCTTCAAGCGCGATTTTGCGGGTGTGGACGAGGAATTCGGCGGCTACGTCTCCGAGAACTACTCGCGGGCCTACCTCCACCATCTGCTCAAGGCGAAGGAGTACCTGGCCGGGACGCTGTGCACCATCCACAACCTGGAGTTTATGGTCCGCCTGGTGGACAATATCCGCGCCGCCATCGACGGCGGCTACTACGCGGCCTACCGCGACGAATTCCTGGGGCGCTACTACGCCGGCCGCTAA
- a CDS encoding CsbD family protein yields MADFENAKDKVVGQAKEAYGEATDNDQVANEGKGEQAAADAKDKLSDAANNIKDKASEALGKLTGDDK; encoded by the coding sequence ATGGCTGATTTCGAGAACGCCAAGGACAAGGTCGTCGGTCAGGCTAAGGAGGCTTACGGCGAGGCTACCGACAACGATCAGGTTGCCAACGAGGGCAAGGGCGAGCAGGCCGCTGCTGACGCCAAGGACAAGCTGTCCGACGCTGCTAACAACATCAAGGACAAGGCCTCCGAGGCCCTGGGCAAGCTGACCGGCGACGACAAGTAA
- a CDS encoding acetoin reductase: MTNQRIDDKVALVTGAARGIGQAIALRLAEDGANVAVLDLDADKCADTVAKIEGTGRKAIAIGADVSSRDQIYAAIDKATEELGGFDIMVNNAGIAQVQPIAEIADGEVDSIFDINVKGVLWGIQAAAAKFKELGHGGKIINASSIAGHDGFPVLGAYSATKFAVRGLTQTAAQEYAADGITVNAYCPGIVGTDMWVEIDERFHELTGAPLGETYQKNVEGIALGRAQTPEDVADLVSFLASPGADYITGQAILADGGMVYR, encoded by the coding sequence ATGACAAACCAACGCATTGATGACAAGGTCGCACTCGTGACCGGCGCCGCTCGCGGCATCGGCCAGGCCATCGCCCTGCGACTGGCCGAGGATGGCGCCAACGTGGCAGTCCTGGACTTGGACGCCGATAAGTGCGCGGACACCGTCGCGAAGATCGAAGGCACCGGCCGCAAGGCGATCGCCATTGGCGCCGACGTCTCCTCCCGCGACCAGATCTACGCCGCCATCGACAAGGCCACTGAGGAGCTCGGCGGCTTCGATATCATGGTCAACAACGCCGGTATCGCCCAGGTCCAGCCCATCGCGGAAATCGCCGACGGGGAGGTCGACTCCATCTTCGACATCAACGTCAAGGGCGTTCTGTGGGGCATCCAGGCGGCCGCCGCTAAGTTCAAGGAGCTGGGCCACGGCGGCAAGATTATTAACGCCTCCTCCATCGCCGGCCACGACGGCTTCCCGGTCCTGGGCGCCTACTCTGCCACCAAGTTCGCCGTGCGCGGCCTGACCCAGACCGCCGCACAGGAATACGCCGCAGACGGCATCACCGTCAACGCCTACTGCCCGGGCATTGTTGGCACCGACATGTGGGTCGAAATTGACGAGCGCTTCCACGAACTCACCGGCGCCCCGCTGGGCGAGACCTACCAGAAGAACGTCGAGGGAATCGCTCTGGGCCGCGCCCAGACCCCGGAGGACGTCGCCGACTTGGTCTCCTTCCTGGCTAGCCCCGGCGCGGACTACATCACCGGCCAGGCCATCCTGGCCGACGGTGGCATGGTCTACCGCTAA
- a CDS encoding nucleoside deaminase produces the protein MRRALEVAAGTPAGDVPVGAVLFDASGRELSTGVNRREQRQDPTAHAEVEAIRAAVKEHGDGWRLSGCELVVTLEPCAMCAGALLGARVASVVFGAFEPKTGACGSWVDLVRAPGGLHVPQVRAGILEEECAQLMAGFFESMR, from the coding sequence ATGCGCCGCGCGCTCGAGGTGGCGGCCGGCACCCCGGCCGGGGACGTGCCGGTCGGTGCCGTGCTTTTCGATGCCTCAGGGCGCGAGCTGTCCACCGGCGTCAACCGTCGCGAGCAGCGCCAGGACCCGACCGCCCACGCAGAGGTGGAGGCCATCCGGGCCGCGGTCAAAGAACACGGGGACGGGTGGCGGCTATCCGGCTGCGAGCTGGTGGTCACCCTGGAGCCGTGCGCCATGTGCGCCGGGGCGCTGCTGGGGGCGCGGGTTGCCTCGGTGGTCTTCGGCGCCTTCGAGCCGAAGACGGGGGCCTGCGGATCATGGGTCGATCTGGTGCGCGCGCCGGGCGGGCTGCACGTCCCGCAGGTGCGGGCGGGGATCCTCGAGGAAGAATGCGCCCAGCTTATGGCAGGATTCTTTGAATCAATGCGCTAG
- the gluQRS gene encoding tRNA glutamyl-Q(34) synthetase GluQRS: protein MSSETLPVAGRYAPSPSGDLHFGNLRTALLAWLFARWSGRKFYLRVEDVDTQRSSLESAARQQEDLQAIGLEWDGEVLRQQDRSAAYEAALVRLPHYECYCSRKDIQEAARAPHAIPGQYPGTCRDLSDKEREAKRAELAAAGRMPALRLRADRDEYTVHDYHRGDYTGEVDDFILRRGGNANQHQDFAYNLAVVVDDTYQGVDQVVRGDDLLTSAPRQAYLAHLLGKAAPEYVHVPLVLNSDGRRLSKRDGAVTLRQLLETASVQQVVGQLAASLGLAGVRSAEEILECFDPARMGWDAVFWEPAGN, encoded by the coding sequence ATGAGTTCTGAGACCCTTCCTGTGGCCGGGCGTTACGCGCCCAGCCCAAGCGGTGACCTGCATTTTGGAAACCTGCGCACTGCGCTGCTGGCCTGGCTGTTTGCGCGCTGGTCCGGCCGGAAATTCTACCTGCGGGTCGAGGACGTGGACACCCAGCGTTCCTCGCTGGAATCCGCCGCGCGGCAGCAAGAAGACTTGCAGGCTATCGGTCTGGAATGGGACGGTGAGGTGCTGCGCCAGCAGGACCGTTCTGCGGCGTACGAGGCGGCGCTGGTCCGACTGCCGCACTACGAGTGCTATTGCTCCCGCAAGGACATCCAGGAAGCCGCCCGCGCCCCGCACGCCATTCCCGGCCAGTACCCGGGCACGTGCCGGGACTTGAGTGATAAAGAGCGGGAGGCCAAGCGGGCGGAGCTGGCCGCGGCTGGCCGCATGCCGGCGTTGCGCCTGCGCGCCGACCGCGACGAGTATACCGTGCACGACTACCACCGCGGTGACTACACCGGCGAGGTCGATGACTTCATTCTGCGCCGCGGCGGAAACGCAAACCAGCACCAGGACTTCGCCTACAACCTGGCCGTGGTGGTCGATGACACCTACCAAGGCGTGGACCAGGTGGTGCGCGGCGACGACCTGCTTACCTCCGCCCCACGCCAGGCGTACCTGGCGCACCTGCTGGGGAAGGCGGCCCCGGAGTACGTCCACGTGCCGTTGGTACTCAACAGCGACGGTCGACGCCTGTCCAAGCGCGACGGGGCGGTGACCCTGCGCCAGCTGCTGGAGACCGCCAGCGTCCAGCAGGTGGTGGGGCAACTTGCGGCATCGTTGGGGCTGGCCGGGGTCCGCAGCGCGGAGGAGATCTTAGAGTGCTTCGACCCGGCACGGATGGGCTGGGATGCGGTTTTCTGGGAGCCGGCAGGAAACTAA
- a CDS encoding ABC-ATPase domain-containing protein, translating to MSGRNFRGDCRSGGTLEDLAKACHGIDGAGYGAYKKLAGTYTEPGPDGLTVAIDKVQSDPFAAPSKVRVRVPRAVADLPADVVTDELDKVAVADFLARRIARIAAAIGGGKGGKGRKGSGKSNSVSVGFIGQEVLERSAVVVTDEVIEVRLLVGLPAQGRRVLGHRAAGLLAEDLPDAVEEAVVTEEFDPDDLARHVWLLRDQEALRAQLATRDLVGFVGNGAILPRRAGDSNKPMDADTAAAFIAPEELTHSFELPSGRTVTGMGVPAGLTVIVGGGYHGKSTLLRALERGVYPHVAGDGREWVITRADAVSVRAEDGRPVTDLDISPFITNLPTGADTRRFSTTNASGSTSQAANVVEAAEAGATALLIDEDTSATNFMIRDRLMQELVPGDQEPITPYVARVKALYQDKGISTVLIAGGSGAYLSLADTVIAMDRYQPHEITSRAHEIAAGSRPHELELAPGMFEPSGRALAPGCLKPAAGHKGKPQGAKPRGLDTISFAKSDIDLSAVSQLADAPQTAAIALCLEWLGKHNDSRPVTELVDELLATITAESLTALTPGRAHPGHLSRPRKHEILAAVNRYRRLDIKR from the coding sequence ATGTCTGGAAGGAATTTTCGCGGTGACTGCCGCTCAGGCGGTACTTTAGAGGACCTCGCTAAGGCCTGCCACGGTATCGACGGCGCCGGTTACGGCGCGTACAAGAAGCTCGCCGGCACCTATACTGAGCCCGGCCCGGACGGGCTGACGGTGGCGATCGACAAGGTGCAAAGCGATCCCTTCGCCGCCCCGTCCAAGGTGCGGGTGCGCGTGCCCCGCGCGGTGGCCGACCTGCCGGCCGACGTGGTCACCGATGAGCTCGACAAGGTCGCGGTGGCCGACTTTCTCGCCCGCAGGATTGCGCGCATCGCCGCCGCCATCGGCGGCGGCAAGGGAGGCAAAGGCCGCAAGGGCAGCGGCAAGTCCAACAGCGTGAGCGTCGGGTTCATCGGCCAAGAGGTACTGGAGCGCAGCGCCGTCGTGGTCACCGACGAGGTTATCGAGGTGCGCCTGCTGGTCGGCCTGCCGGCCCAGGGCCGCCGCGTCCTCGGCCACCGCGCCGCCGGCCTGCTGGCCGAGGACCTGCCGGACGCGGTGGAAGAGGCCGTGGTGACCGAGGAATTCGACCCGGATGACCTGGCTCGTCACGTCTGGCTCCTGCGCGACCAGGAGGCCCTGCGCGCGCAGCTGGCTACCCGCGACCTGGTCGGTTTCGTGGGCAACGGCGCCATCCTGCCGCGCCGGGCCGGTGATAGCAACAAGCCGATGGACGCGGATACCGCCGCGGCTTTTATCGCCCCGGAGGAGCTCACGCACAGCTTCGAGCTGCCCAGCGGCCGCACCGTGACGGGCATGGGGGTTCCCGCCGGCCTGACCGTCATTGTGGGCGGCGGCTACCACGGCAAGTCCACGCTGTTGCGCGCCCTGGAGCGCGGCGTCTACCCGCACGTGGCCGGCGACGGCCGCGAATGGGTCATTACCCGGGCGGATGCCGTCAGCGTGCGCGCCGAGGACGGCCGCCCGGTCACGGACCTGGATATCTCCCCGTTCATTACCAACCTGCCGACCGGGGCGGATACCCGCCGCTTTTCCACCACCAACGCCAGCGGCTCGACCTCCCAGGCCGCCAACGTCGTCGAGGCCGCTGAGGCCGGCGCCACCGCCCTGCTGATCGACGAGGACACCTCGGCGACGAATTTCATGATCCGGGACCGCCTCATGCAGGAGCTCGTCCCCGGCGACCAGGAGCCCATCACCCCGTACGTGGCGCGGGTGAAGGCGCTCTACCAGGACAAGGGCATTTCCACCGTCCTGATTGCGGGCGGATCCGGCGCCTACCTCAGCCTGGCCGACACGGTCATCGCCATGGACCGCTACCAGCCGCACGAGATCACCTCCCGCGCCCATGAGATCGCCGCCGGCTCCCGCCCGCACGAGCTGGAGCTTGCGCCCGGAATGTTCGAACCCAGCGGCCGCGCCCTGGCCCCGGGCTGCCTTAAGCCCGCCGCCGGTCACAAGGGCAAGCCCCAGGGCGCGAAGCCGCGCGGGCTAGACACCATCAGCTTTGCCAAAAGCGACATCGACCTAAGCGCGGTCTCGCAGCTGGCCGATGCCCCGCAGACCGCCGCCATCGCGCTGTGCCTGGAGTGGCTGGGCAAGCACAACGACTCCCGCCCCGTCACCGAGCTGGTCGACGAGCTGCTGGCGACCATCACCGCCGAGTCCCTGACCGCGCTGACCCCGGGGCGCGCCCACCCCGGGCACCTGTCCCGCCCCCGCAAGCACGAGATCCTGGCTGCGGTGAACCGTTACCGGAGGTTGGATATCAAGCGCTAA